The following are encoded together in the Parabacteroides chongii genome:
- a CDS encoding YicC/YloC family endoribonuclease — protein MIQSMTGFGKVTAELPSKKVTVEIKALNSKQLDLSTRIPSIYKDKEMQIRSQLLQSLERGKVDFSIYIEYIGKDTPTQINLTAFESYYSQIKDIADKLNIALPTDWFQTLLKMPDVIKSEIVEVDESEWEVVFTAVKEAIKHLCDFRIQEGAMLQKLFEEKIGNIARLLAEVEEYEGERIEKIKARIMDNLEKVANQDYDKNRFEQEMIYYIEKLDVNEEKNRLDNHLKYFISTMKDGHGQGKKLGFIAQEMGREINTLGSKSNHAEMQKIVVQMKDELEQIKEQVLNVL, from the coding sequence ATGATACAATCAATGACTGGATTCGGTAAGGTTACAGCCGAACTTCCTTCAAAAAAGGTAACCGTAGAAATAAAAGCGCTCAACAGCAAGCAACTGGATTTATCAACCCGCATTCCGTCTATCTACAAAGATAAAGAAATGCAAATCCGTAGCCAGCTGCTTCAGTCGCTCGAACGGGGTAAGGTCGATTTCAGCATTTACATTGAATATATAGGAAAAGATACTCCTACTCAGATTAACCTCACAGCTTTTGAAAGTTATTACAGCCAGATCAAAGACATCGCAGACAAACTGAATATCGCACTTCCTACAGACTGGTTCCAGACATTACTGAAAATGCCGGATGTTATCAAGTCGGAAATCGTAGAGGTAGACGAAAGCGAATGGGAAGTTGTTTTCACAGCAGTAAAAGAGGCCATCAAGCATCTTTGTGATTTCCGTATCCAGGAAGGCGCCATGTTGCAGAAGCTGTTTGAAGAAAAGATCGGTAACATCGCCCGCTTACTTGCAGAAGTGGAAGAATACGAAGGCGAACGTATCGAAAAGATCAAAGCACGTATCATGGATAACCTTGAGAAGGTGGCAAACCAGGATTACGATAAGAATCGTTTTGAACAGGAAATGATCTATTACATAGAGAAACTGGATGTAAACGAAGAAAAGAACCGTCTCGACAACCACCTGAAATATTTCATCAGCACAATGAAAGATGGACATGGACAGGGTAAAAAGCTTGGTTTCATCGCCCAAGAAATGGGACGCGAGATCAACACCCTCGGTTCGAAAAGCAATCATGCAGAAATGCAAAAGATCGTCGTTCAGATGAAAGACGAACTGGAACAGATCAAAGAACAGGTATTAAACGTTTTATAA